A section of the Lutra lutra chromosome 3, mLutLut1.2, whole genome shotgun sequence genome encodes:
- the LOC125095363 gene encoding gamma-crystallin A, with the protein MGKITFYEDRGFQGRHYECSSDCPNLQPYLSRCNSIRVDSGCWMLYERPNYQGHQYFLRRGDYPDYQQWQGFSDSVRSCRAIPYTSSHRIRLYERDDYGGLVSELTEDCSSIHDRFRLNELHSLHVLEGCWVLYEMPNYRGRQYLLRPGDYRRYHDWGAMDARVGSLRRVIDLY; encoded by the exons ATGGGGAAG ATCACCTTCTACGAGGACCGCGGCTTCCAGGGCCGCCACTACGAGTGCAGCAGCGACTGCCCCAACCTGCAGCCCTACCTCAGCCGCTGCAACTCCATCCGCGTGGACAGCGGCTGCTGGATGCTCTATGAGCGCCCCAACTACCAGGGCCACCAGTACTTCCTGCGGCGCGGCGACTACCCGGACTACCAGCAGTGGCAGGGCTTCAGCGACTCGGTCCGCTCCTGCCGGGCCATTCCTTAC ACCAGTTCCCACAGGATAAGGCTGTATGAGAGAGATGACTACGGGGGCCTGGTGTCTGAACTCACGGAAGACTGCTCCAGCATCCACGATCGCTTCCGGCTCAATGAGCTCCACTCCCTCCACGTGCTGGAGGGCTGCTGGGTCCTCTACGAGATGCCCAACTACCGGGGACGGCAGTACCTCCTGAGACCGGGGGACTACAGGCGCTACCACGACTGGGGGGCCATGGATGCCCGAGTGGGCTCTCTGAGACGGGTCATTGATTTGTACTAG